One region of Campylobacter concisus genomic DNA includes:
- the hyfE gene encoding hydrogenase 4 membrane subunit: protein MQTLDILAICMIVTSLAVFGLRSLKLSIIAYAIETLLLVSIFFLLSEKFNAEQLKTWAIVAFFTKVLLVPGILFWLIKKLGVVSEDEPVGGFFVSPVIAMGFSLALSMSIHPIFLKFSLIKEEIMLIAAGTVFMMGIFGFMLRNSFIKQILAYCLFENGIHLSLALMAYNSHELVELGILTDAIFAVIIMSILAIRFYKAYDSLDTSKASNLRG from the coding sequence ATGCAAACACTTGATATTTTAGCCATTTGCATGATCGTAACTTCGCTTGCGGTTTTTGGTCTTAGAAGCTTGAAACTCTCAATCATCGCTTATGCGATTGAGACACTACTTTTAGTTAGCATATTTTTCTTGCTATCTGAGAAATTTAACGCCGAGCAGCTCAAAACTTGGGCGATCGTTGCCTTTTTTACCAAAGTTTTACTTGTGCCAGGAATTTTATTCTGGCTTATCAAAAAACTTGGCGTAGTTAGCGAAGATGAGCCAGTTGGTGGATTTTTTGTAAGTCCTGTTATTGCTATGGGATTTTCTCTAGCTCTTTCAATGAGTATCCACCCTATATTTTTAAAATTTTCTCTTATCAAAGAAGAGATCATGCTAATCGCAGCTGGAACGGTCTTTATGATGGGAATTTTTGGCTTCATGCTAAGAAACTCATTTATAAAACAAATTCTAGCTTACTGCTTATTTGAAAACGGTATCCACCTAAGCCTTGCTCTAATGGCTTATAACTCACATGAGTTAGTTGAGCTTGGAATTTTAACAGATGCGATATTTGCCGTTATCATCATGAGCATTCTAGCGATTAGATTTTATAAAGCTTATGATAGCTTAGATACTTCTAAAGCTTCAAATTTAAGGGGTTAG
- a CDS encoding respiratory chain complex I subunit 1 family protein translates to MQTILLMIFQVVVIVLVAPLFDGMARKLRARLQSKQGSDFFQTYRDIIKLFRRGRTVPECSHWVFRWAPFFLFATSAAVLAAIPITYSKDTVFGAYSDIFVILYLGALLRFVFGAASMDSGNPFAATGGGREQMLGVYVEPVMIMCLIVVMLAAKTSNLIEIQEMVKTGVIGYQIPSFAVASIAFLWCMYVETGRKPFDVAEAEQELQEGLLGEYAGSDLGLVQASLILKQFAMIGLFLTIFEPWNFSNPFLAIIIFVIKTGVFYVAAVFIDNFGPRFKMTSSLRKNALGALAISFVALTLYVVGV, encoded by the coding sequence ATGCAAACTATACTTTTAATGATATTTCAAGTAGTCGTTATCGTTTTGGTAGCTCCTTTGTTTGATGGTATGGCAAGAAAACTAAGGGCTAGACTTCAATCAAAACAAGGTAGCGATTTCTTTCAAACATATCGCGACATTATAAAACTCTTTAGAAGAGGAAGAACTGTGCCTGAGTGCTCTCACTGGGTATTTAGATGGGCTCCATTTTTCCTTTTTGCAACTTCAGCTGCAGTACTAGCTGCTATACCTATAACATACAGCAAAGATACTGTTTTTGGAGCGTATTCAGATATATTTGTGATCCTTTATCTTGGCGCATTGCTTAGATTTGTATTTGGTGCAGCTTCAATGGATAGCGGCAACCCATTTGCAGCAACAGGTGGCGGCAGAGAGCAAATGCTAGGCGTATATGTTGAGCCAGTTATGATCATGTGCTTAATCGTAGTAATGCTTGCAGCTAAAACATCAAATTTAATTGAGATCCAAGAGATGGTAAAAACTGGCGTTATCGGATATCAAATCCCAAGTTTTGCCGTAGCTTCTATCGCATTTTTATGGTGTATGTATGTTGAGACTGGCAGAAAACCATTTGACGTAGCTGAAGCTGAGCAAGAGCTTCAAGAAGGCTTGCTTGGCGAGTACGCAGGTAGCGACCTTGGTTTAGTTCAAGCATCACTTATATTAAAACAGTTTGCTATGATCGGACTTTTCCTAACTATATTTGAGCCATGGAATTTTAGCAATCCTTTCTTAGCTATTATCATTTTTGTGATAAAAACTGGAGTATTTTACGTAGCAGCTGTCTTTATAGACAACTTTGGACCACGCTTTAAAATGACTTCATCTTTACGCAAAAATGCGCTTGGTGCACTTGCTATCTCGTTTGTTGCACTAACACTTTATGTAGTAGGAGTGTGA
- a CDS encoding proton-conducting transporter membrane subunit, translating into MTTVYMLFLVSAVVSILLYCAPKAAVKVGFGLSALSCFYAMCHFVANMGVSDSFALMDGFLYSPKFALNPLGNFFSFVVVFIGFASSVYGMSYAEEYIKKANVGVFACLFNTFILSMLLVISADNVFCFVVLWELMTLISSFLIIINDGKNTLKAVMVYLGIAQIGAFCITCGLLITAYYAGSFDFSAFMGVKMPFGASVAVFALFLVGFGSKAGMWPFHVWLPQAHPAAPSNVSALMSGVMIKVALFTLVKFTLYLPLSTYFGLTILALGAASSLFGVLYALCQHDFKALLAYHSVENIGIILLGLGTGIYGVAAGNLTLAAVGFLAGCYHVVNHAIFKGLLFLCAGSVIHATHTQNMDILGGLAKKMPWTSLGMFIGIMGIAALPPVNGFVSEWFTYQGMLQGAMGEGTLVRYAFTLGVVALALTGVLVGMHLKLYAVIFAGTPRDQKIWENAKESPIGMVLGMIILMIGCVGFGLGANFIVDYIMQAVNSIAISDYKASLGAINVTSPIGSMISTPLIALVLCATMILPFIILAVMKANRDKPRETDPWACGFKYSSRMQMTGGPFTGDLRKIMQWLFRADKKIVTRNYFDAVEYHNHPKDIWWGMFYEPVIKWCMKFADKLGIVQSGYTNVYTLYILIYLCAILAVGYFLV; encoded by the coding sequence ATGACTACGGTTTATATGCTATTTCTTGTAAGTGCCGTCGTTAGCATCTTGCTTTATTGTGCTCCAAAGGCCGCTGTAAAGGTTGGTTTTGGATTAAGCGCTTTAAGCTGTTTTTATGCGATGTGTCACTTTGTTGCAAATATGGGAGTAAGCGATAGCTTTGCTCTTATGGATGGCTTTTTGTATTCGCCAAAATTTGCGCTAAATCCACTTGGAAATTTCTTTAGCTTTGTCGTTGTTTTCATCGGATTTGCAAGTAGCGTTTATGGTATGAGCTACGCTGAAGAGTACATCAAAAAAGCAAATGTTGGCGTATTTGCATGTTTGTTTAATACATTCATCCTTTCAATGCTTCTAGTAATTAGCGCTGATAATGTTTTTTGCTTTGTAGTTTTATGGGAGCTTATGACTCTTATCTCATCATTTCTTATCATCATCAATGACGGTAAAAATACACTTAAAGCGGTTATGGTATATCTTGGTATCGCACAAATCGGTGCATTTTGTATCACCTGTGGCTTGCTTATCACAGCTTACTACGCAGGAAGCTTTGACTTTAGCGCATTTATGGGTGTTAAGATGCCATTTGGCGCTTCTGTTGCTGTATTTGCACTATTTTTGGTTGGATTTGGTAGTAAAGCTGGTATGTGGCCATTTCACGTTTGGCTTCCACAAGCTCACCCAGCAGCACCATCAAACGTTTCAGCCCTTATGTCAGGCGTTATGATCAAAGTTGCTCTATTTACACTAGTTAAATTTACACTTTACTTACCACTTAGCACATATTTTGGCCTTACGATACTCGCTCTTGGTGCAGCTAGCTCACTATTTGGTGTTTTATACGCTCTTTGCCAACACGACTTCAAGGCTTTACTTGCTTATCACTCAGTTGAGAACATAGGCATCATCTTACTAGGTCTTGGCACAGGAATTTATGGTGTCGCAGCTGGAAATTTAACACTTGCAGCAGTAGGTTTTCTAGCAGGTTGCTACCACGTAGTTAACCACGCTATATTTAAAGGTCTACTTTTCCTTTGTGCTGGTTCGGTTATCCACGCTACTCATACACAAAATATGGACATCCTTGGTGGTCTTGCTAAAAAAATGCCATGGACAAGCCTTGGTATGTTTATAGGTATTATGGGTATCGCAGCCTTGCCTCCAGTAAACGGCTTTGTTTCAGAGTGGTTTACATATCAAGGTATGCTTCAAGGTGCAATGGGGGAAGGAACATTAGTTAGATATGCATTTACACTTGGCGTCGTAGCTCTTGCGCTAACAGGCGTTTTGGTTGGTATGCACTTAAAACTTTACGCTGTTATCTTTGCAGGTACTCCAAGAGATCAAAAAATTTGGGAAAATGCTAAAGAGAGTCCAATAGGCATGGTTCTTGGTATGATCATCCTAATGATAGGCTGCGTTGGCTTTGGTCTTGGCGCAAACTTCATAGTTGATTACATCATGCAAGCTGTAAATTCTATCGCTATAAGCGACTATAAAGCTAGCCTTGGTGCTATAAATGTAACTTCACCAATAGGCAGTATGATCTCAACTCCGCTTATCGCTTTAGTTTTATGTGCGACTATGATTTTGCCATTTATCATCCTTGCTGTTATGAAAGCAAATAGAGATAAACCACGCGAGACTGATCCTTGGGCATGCGGCTTTAAATATAGCTCACGTATGCAAATGACAGGTGGCCCATTTACAGGTGACCTTAGAAAGATCATGCAATGGCTATTTAGAGCCGATAAAAAGATCGTTACTAGAAATTATTTTGATGCGGTTGAATATCACAACCATCCAAAAGATATCTGGTGGGGAATGTTTTATGAGCCAGTCATTAAATGGTGTATGAAATTTGCCGATAAACTAGGCATCGTTCAAAGCGGATACACAAACGTCTATACGCTTTATATCCTAATTTATCTTTGTGCCATACTTGCTGTGGGCTACTTTTTAGTTTAG
- a CDS encoding 4Fe-4S dicluster domain-containing protein yields the protein MKKHKFVIADYKRCIGCATCMAACFKSAYERGKLSRARLSVLREATGVMPTQCRQCDDGPCANVCPTGALRFNDNCIELHEEICIGCKMCTIACPYGAISSSAELMPSVNYAVEPKYNLEIESQSGAKNIAVKCDMCFGRENGPACVDVCPTSALVMIDPEEGKHKLGKRIDYEAANKFATKILNGQGA from the coding sequence ATGAAAAAACATAAATTTGTGATTGCCGATTATAAACGCTGTATAGGATGTGCGACCTGCATGGCTGCATGTTTTAAGAGCGCTTATGAACGCGGCAAGCTGTCACGTGCAAGGCTAAGTGTGCTAAGAGAAGCTACTGGCGTTATGCCAACTCAGTGCAGACAATGCGACGATGGTCCTTGTGCGAATGTGTGTCCAACTGGGGCATTGCGATTTAATGATAATTGCATCGAGCTTCACGAGGAAATTTGTATAGGCTGTAAGATGTGCACGATCGCTTGCCCGTATGGTGCGATAAGCTCAAGTGCAGAGCTTATGCCTTCAGTAAATTATGCTGTCGAGCCAAAGTACAACCTTGAGATAGAGTCACAATCGGGTGCAAAAAATATCGCTGTTAAATGCGATATGTGCTTTGGTCGTGAAAATGGACCAGCTTGCGTTGATGTCTGTCCAACTAGTGCTCTTGTTATGATTGATCCAGAAGAGGGCAAACATAAACTTGGCAAGAGGATAGATTATGAAGCAGCGAATAAATTTGCTACTAAAATTTTAAACGGACAAGGAGCATAA
- a CDS encoding MBL fold metallo-hydrolase, which yields MGIFIVIVLFIVAVFLFMKFTPVFGGVPDIKSQKLIKASPNFNGKVFINLEPPIDMVKNNPQASMLNYIPQALFPPKGKLPTKPLPNLKFDANSLKNGEFIWLGHVSLICKLDDKTIITDPVLHRAFPLPIGGKPFTYEHAITASDYPDVIDIALISHDHYDHLDHKTILELKDRICKFLVPLGVKAHLVKWGVDEDKIYEFDWFGDQKIGNLNFMFCPSRHFSGRTFKRNTTLWGGWAAQKAGFSFYFSGDGGYGKHFKMINEKFGAFDLVFIENGAYGDGWPYVHMKPEESAQALKDLGAKLGVTGTLGQI from the coding sequence ATGGGAATTTTTATAGTTATAGTTTTGTTTATTGTTGCAGTTTTTCTTTTTATGAAATTTACTCCAGTTTTTGGTGGCGTGCCAGATATTAAAAGCCAAAAGCTGATAAAGGCTTCGCCAAATTTTAACGGCAAAGTTTTTATAAATTTAGAGCCCCCTATTGATATGGTAAAGAATAATCCACAAGCATCTATGTTAAATTACATTCCACAAGCGCTCTTTCCACCAAAAGGTAAGCTACCAACTAAGCCTTTGCCAAATTTAAAATTTGACGCAAATTCCTTAAAAAATGGAGAATTTATCTGGCTTGGGCACGTTAGCCTCATATGCAAGCTTGATGACAAAACTATCATCACAGATCCAGTTTTGCACCGAGCATTTCCACTACCAATTGGCGGTAAGCCATTTACCTACGAGCATGCTATCACCGCTAGCGATTACCCAGATGTGATCGACATCGCCCTCATCTCGCACGATCACTACGATCATCTTGATCATAAAACGATACTTGAGCTAAAAGATAGAATTTGCAAATTTCTAGTGCCACTTGGTGTAAAAGCTCATCTTGTAAAATGGGGCGTTGATGAAGACAAAATTTATGAGTTTGACTGGTTTGGTGATCAAAAAATAGGAAATTTAAACTTCATGTTTTGTCCTTCAAGGCACTTTAGTGGGCGCACATTTAAAAGAAATACGACGCTTTGGGGTGGCTGGGCGGCCCAAAAGGCTGGCTTTAGCTTTTATTTTAGCGGAGATGGCGGATACGGCAAGCATTTTAAGATGATAAATGAGAAATTTGGTGCCTTTGATCTAGTTTTTATCGAAAATGGTGCTTACGGCGATGGCTGGCCCTACGTGCACATGAAGCCAGAAGAGTCAGCGCAAGCGCTAAAAGATCTTGGTGCAAAGCTTGGTGTTACCGGTACACTGGGGCAAATTTGA
- a CDS encoding c-type cytochrome, whose protein sequence is MKELKIFAIVVILSGVLYWGIEPYAHTKLHPHTANAEYNFSKEDTDYAKHFLEQKKTALETAKASGNKASIDAATKDVEVAQKILDDYTAFWNDINSIDLTKGDATKGADTFVAAGCTGCHGIEAAGMPAGMDAETASQSFGVVPPDLSTAGKIYDDKFLAALIKNPTMALKLTHKFNDEHLFPMTAFMGAGSDINAETADIVAYLKKVSADYEKANNKITDEKVFADACQRCHDIKYDKKYAFSNKVSLAAYMGSNPPDLSMMIRSKGDEYLHKFINDTQKMLPGTAMPRVGLNKAAEDDVVAYIQKVGDKKKAERESTGLYVMIYFFILGIFAWLWKRKVWSELH, encoded by the coding sequence ATGAAAGAGCTTAAAATTTTTGCCATTGTTGTTATTCTTTCAGGTGTTTTATATTGGGGTATCGAGCCTTATGCTCATACAAAGCTTCATCCACACACTGCAAATGCTGAGTATAACTTCTCAAAAGAAGATACTGACTATGCAAAGCACTTTTTAGAGCAAAAAAAGACAGCACTTGAGACTGCTAAGGCTAGCGGAAATAAGGCAAGTATAGATGCGGCTACAAAAGATGTAGAAGTAGCACAAAAAATTCTTGATGACTATACAGCATTTTGGAATGACATTAACTCTATCGACCTTACAAAAGGTGACGCCACAAAGGGTGCTGACACTTTTGTAGCAGCAGGATGTACAGGATGCCACGGTATAGAAGCAGCAGGTATGCCAGCTGGTATGGATGCTGAGACAGCTAGTCAAAGCTTTGGTGTAGTGCCACCAGATCTTAGTACCGCTGGTAAAATTTATGATGATAAATTTTTAGCTGCTCTCATTAAAAACCCAACTATGGCTTTAAAACTAACTCATAAATTTAACGACGAGCATCTATTTCCGATGACCGCATTTATGGGTGCTGGTAGTGATATAAATGCTGAGACTGCCGATATAGTAGCTTATTTGAAAAAGGTATCTGCTGATTATGAAAAGGCAAATAATAAGATCACTGACGAAAAGGTTTTCGCTGATGCATGTCAAAGATGTCATGATATAAAATATGACAAAAAATATGCATTTAGCAACAAAGTAAGCCTTGCTGCTTATATGGGCTCAAACCCACCTGACCTATCGATGATGATTCGTTCAAAAGGTGATGAGTATTTACATAAATTTATAAACGATACTCAAAAGATGCTACCAGGTACTGCGATGCCTAGAGTTGGTTTAAATAAAGCCGCTGAAGACGACGTGGTAGCTTATATCCAAAAAGTAGGTGACAAGAAAAAGGCTGAGCGCGAGAGCACAGGGCTTTATGTCATGATCTACTTCTTTATATTAGGAATTTTTGCTTGGCTTTGGAAACGCAAAGTTTGGAGCGAACTACACTAA
- a CDS encoding cytochrome b: protein MSLAHKSTGVIDWLDQRLAFTKLMKVLVSEYWIPKNINFLWAMGVILTTLFMLLIVTGFLLLMYYKPDVNLAFDSVNYTIMQEVEYGWLWRHIHAVSASTIFLIMYIHLLTGLYYGSYKRGREVIWISGMVLFICFSAEAFSGYMLPWGQMSYWAATVITQLFGGVPVIGDALVEWIRGDYAVGDSTLTRFFMLHVCLLPLVTIAVLVIHFYSLRVPHVNNLTSEDIDFEVEAQEYLHGDRAKSKVIPFWPGFLAKDFMYVSFFMIFVIYLVCYHFNFAMDPINFEPANPLKTPPHIYPEWYFLWQYEILRGFFFDIAGISAYNIGLIAFAFAGVAFMLIPLLDRSDLVAPAHKRPLFFIWFWVLVVDLIVLSIYGKLPTGGYNDWIGFYSSLLFLFLFIIALPVITILERKRG from the coding sequence ATGTCTTTAGCTCATAAATCAACTGGCGTTATTGACTGGCTTGATCAACGCCTAGCTTTTACAAAACTTATGAAGGTTCTAGTTAGCGAATACTGGATTCCAAAAAATATAAATTTCCTTTGGGCAATGGGCGTTATTTTAACAACGCTTTTTATGCTCTTAATCGTTACTGGTTTTTTACTTTTAATGTATTACAAACCAGATGTAAATTTGGCATTTGATAGTGTAAATTATACTATCATGCAAGAGGTCGAGTATGGCTGGCTTTGGCGTCACATTCACGCAGTTTCAGCTTCTACGATATTTCTTATTATGTATATTCACTTGCTTACTGGACTTTACTATGGTTCATACAAAAGAGGCAGAGAGGTCATTTGGATAAGTGGTATGGTGCTATTTATCTGTTTTTCAGCAGAGGCATTTAGTGGTTATATGCTCCCATGGGGACAGATGAGCTACTGGGCGGCGACTGTTATCACTCAGCTTTTTGGCGGTGTGCCAGTTATTGGTGACGCTTTAGTTGAGTGGATTAGAGGTGATTATGCAGTTGGTGACTCAACACTTACTAGATTTTTTATGCTTCATGTTTGTTTATTGCCACTTGTAACGATAGCTGTCTTGGTTATTCACTTCTACTCTTTAAGAGTTCCGCACGTTAATAACCTAACAAGCGAAGATATAGACTTTGAAGTAGAGGCACAAGAGTATCTACACGGCGATAGAGCGAAATCTAAAGTTATACCATTTTGGCCAGGATTTTTAGCAAAAGACTTTATGTATGTATCATTCTTTATGATATTTGTCATCTATCTTGTTTGCTATCACTTCAATTTTGCAATGGATCCTATCAACTTTGAGCCAGCAAATCCACTAAAAACTCCACCACACATCTACCCAGAGTGGTATTTCTTGTGGCAATATGAAATTTTACGTGGCTTCTTCTTTGATATAGCTGGAATTTCTGCTTATAATATTGGTCTTATTGCCTTTGCGTTTGCGGGTGTTGCATTTATGCTTATACCTCTTCTTGATAGAAGCGACCTTGTAGCTCCAGCCCACAAAAGACCACTATTTTTTATATGGTTCTGGGTCTTAGTTGTCGATCTTATCGTTTTATCGATATATGGCAAACTCCCAACAGGTGGTTATAATGACTGGATAGGATTTTATTCATCATTGCTATTCTTGTTCTTATTTATAATTGCATTGCCAGTTATAACAATACTTGAAAGAAAGAGGGGCTAA
- the petA gene encoding ubiquinol-cytochrome c reductase iron-sulfur subunit gives MSVKQERRSFIGLAFGAVAAVGGAMSLVAVKKTWDPLPSVKAAGFTTVDLSPIKDGEMRQVEWRKKPIFILKKSPDMAKNDKRDVVVGDARYVVLIGLCTHLGCIPEYKASKQMFVCACHGGEFNADGMQTYGPPPRPLDIPPFKIDGTKLVLGETSPEYEKLVAKA, from the coding sequence ATGTCAGTAAAGCAAGAAAGACGTAGCTTTATCGGCCTTGCGTTTGGTGCTGTGGCAGCTGTCGGCGGCGCTATGTCACTAGTGGCTGTTAAAAAGACTTGGGATCCGCTTCCAAGCGTAAAAGCTGCTGGTTTCACAACAGTTGATCTAAGTCCGATCAAAGATGGAGAAATGAGGCAGGTTGAATGGCGTAAAAAGCCTATTTTCATCCTCAAAAAAAGTCCTGATATGGCTAAAAATGACAAAAGAGATGTTGTCGTAGGGGATGCTAGATATGTAGTTCTTATCGGACTTTGCACGCATCTTGGCTGTATACCTGAGTATAAAGCAAGTAAACAAATGTTTGTATGTGCCTGTCATGGCGGTGAATTTAATGCCGACGGAATGCAAACATACGGACCTCCTCCAAGACCACTTGATATACCACCATTTAAGATTGATGGAACCAAGCTAGTTCTAGGCGAAACAAGCCCAGAATACGAAAAATTAGTAGCAAAAGCTTAG
- the mnmG gene encoding tRNA uridine-5-carboxymethylaminomethyl(34) synthesis enzyme MnmG, with the protein MNYEIIVVGGGHAGIEASLAAARMGKQTLLITILAEQIGAASCNPAIGGLAKGHLVKEIDALGGQMGLTTDAVGIQFRVLNESKGPAVRGSRAQIDMDRYRIYMRNLLLNTPNLEISQEITTEILSENGEVTGVKTHLNNIYNAKKVIITTGTFLNGLIHVGFNKLEAGRVGELSAKDLSGSLRELGLNLGRLKTGTCPRIDAKTINFEILEKQDGDAKPVAFSFRTKNFSPTQLPCYIAYTNETTHEIIRSNFDKAPLFTGQIEGIGPRYCPSIEDKINRFGDRDRHHLFIEPQTLEATEYYINGFSTSLPYEVQVQMLHSVKGFENAKIVRHGYAIEYDYVEPTQLRHSLETKKVKGLYLAGQINGTTGYEEAGAQGLMAGINAALSLDNKEPLVLRRDEAYIGVLIDDLVTKGTKEPYRMFTSRAEYRLLLREENAILRLGGYGHELGLIDDETFNEIEAIRQNLKDGLAYLNNTQITPSKQNLELLASLDEEPISQNVSLQKIVARKSFTAEKLRKLDQKFANLDDASVDQILTECKYQHYINEQKNQIEKMKDMMDVKIPENFDFRGVSGLSNEVVEKLEKFAPPTLFAASEISGITPAAIDILHIYIKMNEKRLG; encoded by the coding sequence ATGAACTATGAAATAATCGTCGTTGGCGGCGGACATGCAGGCATTGAGGCAAGTCTTGCAGCAGCCAGAATGGGCAAGCAAACTTTACTTATCACGATCTTAGCCGAGCAAATAGGCGCTGCAAGCTGTAATCCGGCCATTGGTGGCCTTGCAAAGGGGCATCTTGTAAAAGAGATCGATGCGCTTGGTGGCCAAATGGGACTTACAACTGATGCTGTTGGTATCCAGTTTCGCGTGCTAAATGAGAGCAAAGGCCCAGCAGTACGTGGTAGTCGCGCTCAGATCGATATGGATAGATACCGTATTTATATGAGAAATTTGCTTTTAAACACGCCAAATTTAGAAATTTCTCAAGAGATCACCACTGAAATTTTAAGCGAAAATGGCGAGGTAACTGGTGTTAAAACCCACCTAAATAACATCTATAACGCAAAAAAGGTGATAATCACCACTGGCACATTTTTAAATGGGCTAATACACGTTGGATTTAACAAGCTAGAAGCTGGCCGTGTGGGCGAGCTAAGTGCAAAGGATCTAAGTGGCAGTCTAAGAGAGCTTGGGCTAAATTTAGGCAGGCTAAAGACTGGAACATGCCCAAGGATCGATGCAAAAACTATAAATTTTGAAATTTTAGAGAAGCAAGATGGCGATGCAAAGCCAGTTGCATTTAGCTTTAGAACTAAAAATTTCTCACCAACACAGCTGCCATGTTACATCGCTTATACAAACGAAACCACGCATGAGATAATTCGCTCAAATTTTGACAAAGCACCACTTTTTACAGGTCAGATAGAAGGTATCGGACCAAGATATTGCCCAAGTATCGAGGATAAAATAAACCGCTTTGGCGACCGCGACAGACACCATCTTTTCATCGAGCCTCAGACTCTTGAAGCGACAGAGTACTATATAAACGGCTTTTCAACGAGCCTGCCTTATGAGGTGCAAGTGCAGATGTTACACTCTGTAAAGGGCTTTGAAAACGCAAAAATAGTAAGGCATGGATACGCCATCGAGTACGATTACGTCGAGCCAACACAGCTAAGACATAGTTTGGAGACAAAAAAGGTAAAAGGTCTTTATCTAGCTGGGCAGATAAATGGCACGACTGGATATGAGGAGGCCGGTGCTCAGGGACTAATGGCTGGTATAAATGCAGCTCTTTCACTGGATAATAAAGAGCCGCTTGTTTTGCGTCGTGATGAGGCGTATATCGGCGTTTTGATCGATGATCTTGTTACAAAAGGGACAAAAGAGCCATATAGGATGTTTACGAGTAGGGCGGAGTACCGCTTGCTTTTGCGTGAGGAAAATGCCATTTTAAGGCTTGGCGGATATGGACATGAGCTTGGACTTATTGATGATGAGACTTTTAATGAAATTGAAGCTATCAGGCAAAATTTAAAAGATGGGCTTGCTTACCTTAATAATACGCAAATTACGCCGAGCAAGCAAAATTTAGAGCTTTTAGCTAGCCTTGATGAAGAGCCGATCAGTCAAAATGTGAGCCTTCAAAAGATTGTCGCACGCAAAAGCTTTACAGCTGAGAAACTAAGAAAGCTTGATCAGAAATTTGCAAATTTAGATGATGCGAGTGTGGATCAAATTTTAACCGAGTGTAAATATCAGCACTACATAAATGAGCAAAAAAATCAGATAGAAAAAATGAAAGATATGATGGATGTAAAAATTCCTGAAAATTTTGACTTTAGAGGTGTTAGTGGCCTTAGTAATGAAGTGGTCGAGAAGCTTGAGAAATTTGCACCGCCGACACTTTTTGCTGCGAGTGAAATTTCAGGTATAACGCCAGCTGCGATTGATATCTTACATATTTATATAAAGATGAATGAGAAAAGGCTTGGCTGA